A stretch of the Tannerella serpentiformis genome encodes the following:
- a CDS encoding putative porin — protein sequence MKYSIYTFTFLLGILYITAVSAQDRTRSRGDRGGRRFSLAMRNAAQAADSLLSPDSARIGVARINAYRLTDKLGDPYIAPMDTDRLNTADHTLMESRSLAGAYTANMGAPFQSRIFSERSEARDFIFADAFDGDILTPTNAYFYDVKVPYTNILYTRAGGSTKREEQLRGVITGNFGRKINLGADFNYTYSRGQYTSNNNKLLSYRLFGSYRSDRYEAFAHIRNLNFVTNENGGLTDDRYITDPDNFEDGRRGIDSKSFPTRFTETYNRLRGRDFFLTHRYNLGFYRRMTADEADRKRKRDERREKIRQLNAEKEGTTDVRPLTPRSQDDVPDDDGGLHADEVFVPVASIIHTFEWEDFRRRFISNDAGIDTCYTHRFDTTTAHPDDLQSARTFRNTFALSLREGFQKWAQIGLTAYISFENRRFEMPGDTARGVFQGRTKTDEYAAFLGAELSRTRSEWLTFRARGEFGLLGNDIGEIRLMGHVASRFRVFGREASIRAEGAFQNLRAPFYQRHFHSRYFMWDNDLHNTQRIYVGGVAEWEQTRTRISAGVENVTNYVYFGTDGRPAQHTGSLQIVTARLRQDFRYRAFGWDNEIIYQATGHDDIVPLPRLALYSNAYVVIHPVRVLTLQLGADVRYFTAYHAPYYEPATQQFQNQTEIKVGNYPLINAYANFHLRQARFFVMAYNLGRLFTDPRYFSMPHYPLNPMVIKLGIAVTFNN from the coding sequence GATCGCACTCGGAGCCGGGGCGATCGCGGCGGGCGTAGATTCTCACTCGCTATGCGTAATGCCGCTCAAGCAGCCGATAGTCTCCTTTCCCCAGACAGCGCGCGCATCGGTGTCGCGCGTATCAACGCCTACCGTCTCACCGATAAGCTCGGCGATCCATACATCGCACCGATGGATACGGACAGACTCAACACCGCAGATCATACCCTGATGGAAAGTCGGAGTCTGGCGGGTGCATATACGGCTAATATGGGTGCACCGTTCCAGTCTCGGATCTTCAGCGAACGGTCCGAGGCGCGCGATTTCATCTTTGCTGACGCCTTCGATGGAGATATTCTCACGCCCACGAACGCCTATTTCTATGACGTTAAAGTGCCCTACACCAACATCCTCTACACCCGTGCCGGCGGATCGACCAAACGCGAGGAGCAGCTGCGTGGTGTCATCACCGGTAACTTCGGGCGGAAGATCAACTTGGGCGCAGATTTCAACTACACCTACAGCCGTGGCCAGTACACCTCGAATAACAACAAACTGCTCTCCTACCGCCTTTTTGGCAGTTATCGTTCGGACCGTTACGAGGCTTTCGCCCACATCCGTAACCTGAATTTCGTTACCAACGAAAACGGTGGCCTGACTGACGACCGTTACATCACCGACCCGGACAATTTTGAGGACGGTCGGCGTGGTATCGACAGCAAATCATTCCCCACGCGATTCACGGAGACCTATAATCGCCTGCGCGGCCGCGACTTTTTCCTCACGCACCGCTATAATCTCGGTTTCTATCGGCGCATGACCGCCGATGAGGCCGATCGCAAACGAAAACGTGACGAGCGACGAGAGAAGATCCGTCAGCTGAACGCGGAGAAAGAGGGCACGACCGACGTGCGGCCTCTCACTCCTCGGAGTCAAGATGATGTGCCAGACGACGACGGTGGACTTCACGCGGACGAGGTGTTCGTGCCTGTCGCGAGCATCATCCACACCTTTGAATGGGAGGATTTCCGTCGCCGATTCATCTCCAACGACGCGGGGATTGACACCTGCTACACCCATCGATTCGATACGACCACGGCACATCCCGACGATCTCCAGTCGGCCCGTACGTTTCGCAACACATTCGCCCTCTCTCTTCGCGAGGGCTTCCAGAAATGGGCGCAAATAGGCCTCACGGCCTATATCTCCTTCGAAAATCGACGCTTCGAAATGCCCGGTGACACCGCGCGTGGTGTCTTCCAAGGGCGCACGAAGACCGACGAATACGCGGCCTTCCTTGGTGCTGAACTCTCGCGCACCCGTTCCGAGTGGCTCACCTTCCGCGCCCGGGGAGAGTTCGGTCTGCTCGGCAATGACATCGGTGAAATCCGCCTCATGGGGCATGTCGCGTCCCGTTTTCGCGTCTTCGGACGTGAAGCGTCGATCCGTGCCGAGGGCGCATTCCAAAATCTCAGAGCACCTTTCTATCAGCGCCACTTTCACAGTCGATACTTCATGTGGGACAACGATTTGCACAATACGCAACGTATCTATGTAGGTGGTGTGGCCGAGTGGGAACAGACGCGCACCCGCATTTCCGCCGGCGTGGAGAATGTCACGAATTATGTCTACTTCGGCACCGACGGCCGACCGGCCCAGCACACCGGTAGCCTCCAAATTGTCACCGCACGTCTCCGCCAGGACTTCCGTTACCGCGCCTTCGGCTGGGACAACGAGATCATCTACCAGGCGACTGGCCACGATGACATCGTTCCGCTGCCCCGGCTTGCACTTTACTCCAACGCCTACGTCGTCATTCACCCCGTGCGTGTCCTGACCCTCCAACTTGGCGCTGACGTTCGCTATTTCACCGCCTACCATGCCCCTTATTACGAGCCCGCGACCCAGCAGTTTCAGAATCAAACCGAGATAAAAGTGGGCAATTACCCCCTCATCAACGCCTACGCCAATTTTCACCTGCGCCAAGCGCGCTTCTTCGTCATGGCCTATAATCTCGGCCGCCTCTTCACCGACCCGCGCTACTTCTCCATGCCCCATTACCCGCTCAATCCGATGGTCATCAAGCTTGGCATTGCTGTGACCTTCAACAATTGA